GCTGGTTTCTTGTCTACGGGACCTTTCACCAAATGGCTCGACTCGTAAAACTTCCGGGGCCCATAACCGAAAGGACGCGCCGCTTGGAGTTCCCGCTCTGCTCTTGTAAATctagacaatataaaaaaaaataaaaaaatacgtttattttggaacataagatcatcatggtatcacttattccacgtcatttcAGTGTATTGTTACACAGTTGTATCAACATaacaaatatactatataataacaaaacaatagaACTCAAAAACAACTCTTAGagccaatatttataatggttcgtcaatattaatgaaaaataagaagACCACAGGATTGGTGGTCTAATGGATATAGCAGAAATCCAGGccgatattaaattatctagttacgataaatgttaaaataatggcGTACTTGCTTGCGGAGACCATCTTCATGGTTTTGGtgattttttgaatattttttattgacttaAGTCGCAGAGAAACCTGCTTTAGTTGGAccattttattcttaaattactGTTTTCTGACAGGACTATAACGTTTACTGtcatatatgttattttcactgtcaaatttaagaaaattgttacCTGTATtgaaaaagtgcgtgcgtataAAGTGTCAGAATAGAAACTTTTttgtaacttaattattactaaggtaaaagccctaATAGGTGattcatgtaccagtatatgatcactccaagtatttgtatatctatatattcacACTCTTTATACACTGTATAGAGctaatgattatataaataaataaataaactacccCACGCAAAAGGGTCTTCGCGTCAAAACCTGCATCTTCGCCCTTTCTTATTGCTAACATTACAGAGCCCAACAAGGAATTTACCACCGACAAAACTTTCACCTACAGAtggaaaataaacaatgtgtTTTCGTCTTGacctattattatgtattagtttATGATTTGCATCAATTGACGTATTGGCGAGTCGTATCTaatactaagggcctgtttcacaatgtatggatagaGTACCAAATAACTGTCcaacacatacattattcgaaatataaaatattaaataagatttcgcgtttcatgacgaatagcgctatctgacattcgtgaaacaacaaatactattattactactaataagtaataaatagtttatttggaacttatccggacattgtgaaacaggccctaagtatattattaatatttttattacatattgccAACATTATAAAGACGgtataattaatgaaaccgatttcaaacattttttcgGTAATGCTTAGATACTCTTTTCaagcattttataaatattcggTGGTGTCGTTCCACAGTTAAGTTTGTCGAATTTTGGCCAAAGGCTTTTGCTATGCTGACAAATTGTAAGTATGGTTTTAAACTTGCCGAAAAACCTATAAATTGCCGAGAGAAGAAGACTCAGTATTGCAAGCATCCTCATATTATACAGGTACTCTCCTGCTTTGAGGGAATATGACTTTCCCCCCTAATTATTAGTTCACTCCTTACCCCCTTACCCCATCATCATCATCTGCCGCGAGCGGCCCAGTGCTTCGTGCAACACCTAGTTTTTGTACTTCGTTCACtgtagttttgttttattattttatcttgttgTAAAATTGTACCAGAAATAAAGATTCTAAAACTCTATATTTGcaattatatattcttatataatattattgttgtatagtaaagataaaatacttatgtaaatataataaattggtaATTTCGCATATCGCATAACATGTGTGATaagcttaaatttaaaacagtatttattgttgtttttcGTTCAATTTGTTTCAACGAACGTCACGCGTTCCAAGTTACTTACTACACATGTAGTTCAATTGCGTCAGGGACACTTTTGAACAATGACATTtcttttactatatttatatgttttggaAACAATTGTGTTTATCTCTTGAGCTTCAGGTGCGTAATATTCTAACATGGCGGCAAATCACGTGTTGGGTGCAAGAAATTGCAATCCTACTGTAAAGACTTTAAAGGCGATGTCAATGTGCTGCAGCAGCCAGTCACTGGGTTTCTTGGTAGAATGCTTACGCGACCCCAAGTTACCCCAACAGTGACGTGATTGGTGGGGTTTAGTGGGTAGGGCTTTTACAGCGAGTCCCACACTGTGCGGAAATGCTTTCCCGTCAATAAAAAAGGTGCgtaatattctaattaataattaactttaaaaagaaCTGTGGGTGCATAAGACTGCATTGAATCCAGcagaatatagttttaatccAATTGCAGGAAAAGTGGCGGACATTAGCTAGTTGGACGACAGTGGTATTGAAGGTTGTGACGTCATGCGGCCGTAATAAAACCGCCGAGCGCCGTTTGAGCTTATTTCTTTGTGATAGTGCTTCGAACGCAACGACTCAACAATCAACTATGGAGACTCTGTCGCAGGACACTCTTTCGACCTCTCCTCTCGACAAGGTAAAATGCTGCGCGATATTattctaaatgtttttaaaaaatcctcGCTATTTTGACTGTATCAAGTTTATATATCAaccgaatttttttttatattcataattattctaaacatttaaatagttgATTGTATCTACCGAGGGATAAAAAACCGGGATGTAAAacctttatgtttttaaataattttgacgctgttaaactatttaatcaacTCCCAAAGGTCACTGCCGTGTACTGCTTTCGAGGGGAAAGGCGCTTTAATAAAGAAGAGTTTTAGATCATTAGTTTtgactataattataaatatcttaagcggtttattaaatattatggttATATATGGTTATATACATTTCCCATTTTGTCTgttatctatattaattattttataccgGACAATCACTCGAAATCGTTACATTATTGTGTATCAGTTTCAAGGTCAGAAACCCGTTTAACAACAGGTATATTTGgccttaatttaatttatatgtcgcgattttacgttttttaaacttttttttatgattaggCCAACCATTGCCCATATCCGTCCAAAACCTTAAAGTTAATATGGAGTACGGTTCTCACCTCTGGGTGGAAGCTACCCAGTACCTCCTTCCagttgaccgtattcaacgaagggTCATTCGAAATATCCAACGGGAATACCTCTCCGAGCGgctttatcataattttattgtgtgttatcttgtgtatgtttttaattgtatttttaaattatattttttgcaaaacttgttgttacataaattttcataaatattagatagaaaattttataaaataatcagtagatttcgtaatatgtatgacttaataaataaatgagtaaAGAAATACTTATCGTATCATATTCTGAGTTACGCCagttattttttgtaggaatagctagcgttggcctagtggcttcagcgacTCTTATCTCCGAGGTCATAGGTTTGATCCCCTGCTTTCCGATTGCAAatgaaaatgatcatgaaacagatacagaaatctgaagtcTAGGCCTATAATGGTTGTACGCAACTGATTTCTTTAAAAGTATGAACATTTTACATCTTGGTACATCAAGAAATATGGCCCTTTTTTATGAGTTGGAAATGCACTTATGCAGACCCGCATCAAGAATATCGAACTTGACGCGGAGTCCCCGCGTCAAGTTCGATATTCTTGATTCTTGTGTGGGGCTGGATCTACACTCAAATCCCTCTGatattcagaggggtagcgagacctcacccactaaaaacacctcagcccatcacacgcccttaagatgggccCTCGGGAGTCGCTAAGCATTCTACCCAAGGAAGAAGAAATATGTCCCTAAATATCACtcattatattcatttatctGTTCAGATAATTATTCCGCAAACTCAGTAAGTATACCTAATGTATTGAacgaaataattatcaaagaaaaCGCGAGAACAGGAGTCAAATAATCTTATCTGTTTGTTAAGTCGCGGCCGTTGACCGGTGTCATAGGTTATCAGGATTCTACAGCgtcataataattcaaaatatttagtatcatatgataatatttatatacctattgTATGAAAAACAACATTACATCACATTAGTGAAAATATCGATGatgaaagtaattaaaaactgttGCAAAACCTACGTAcgtgataataaatttaaaataccataATATTTCAGCCAAAATTGATGCAAGGAGGGAACTATATAGCCGAAGGTCGAGACTCTACCAAGTCGACGTGGCTACTCTTCTCTCCGGGCACAAGAGATAAGGCCGGTTCTCTCGCTAAGTTCCTCAGCGTGTTCTCTACCCACGGAGTCAACCTCAGCCACATCGAGTCCCGCTCCTCAGCCCGAAGACCTGGATATGAGTTCATGGTGGAGTGTGAGCATGGTTCCGGCGATTTCGGAGCCGCTCTGGACGAGCTGAAGAAAGATACCGGCTATCTCACCATAATTTCGAGAAACTACAAGGATAATCGATGTAGGCATTTTGGAAACTCTTTCTTTTAATTCCTATACagtgccacagggaccaaactttttaaatttgttttgattttcattttaattatttatatttttactttgtagGTTGAGAAAATTCCTACACCAGTTTTGGTAATTTTGGTTTAATATGTAACAGCGGCGGTCCCATGGTTCCCGCGCCGTATTCGAGACTTGGACAAGTTCGCTAACCAGATCCTTTCGTACGGCTCGGAGCTGGATGCGGACCATCCAGGCTTCACGGACCCCAAATACCGGGCGAGGCGAAAGTACTTTGCGGATATCGCATACAATTACAAGCACGGCCAACCGCTTCCGCACGTGGAATACACCAAAGAGGAGACGGCCACATGGGGCGTCGTCTTCCAAAAGCTCACTGAGCTGTATCCTACGCACGCTTGCAAAGAACACAACCATGTCTTCCCGCTGCTTATCGAGAACTGCGGCTACCGGGTAGACAACATTCCACAACTGGAAGATGTTTCCAATTTCCTTAAAGGTGAATATAAtgacaaatatgtattgtacTCTGGTTGCCATGAAGCGTTAATATGTACCCGGTTTGCAGATTGTACCGGGTTCACGCTACGTCCGGTCGCTGGATTACTATCATCCCGGGACTTCCTCGCCGGGCTAGCGTTCCGAGTATTTCACAGCACTCAGTACATTCGCCATCATTCTCGACCACTGTATACGCCCGAGCCAGACGTCTGCCATGAGCTGCTCGGCCACGCCCCGCTCTTCGCTGATCCAGCTTTTGCACAGTTCTCGCAGGAAATTGGACTGGCATCGTTGGGTGCACCCGACGATTACATCGAGAGACTTGCCACGGTACATGCTGCATTGCttataataacatttgttgttattgtaaaaataaaaatatgtttattatggaacattaGATATacctaggtatcacttattctaagtaattaaatttgaatctgtaggcatccctactcatcggcaaagatagagggtgtaggccgagagcaaatgccggcgtaaaaaagcaaatcatcaaacaacacttattataaaataaatatagcaaattaattcgtaatagcctgcccagcactagtcccaggcccttttatcaaatagatcatcgctaactttataataaGGCTTTtcacacagcttttctttaaaacattttttaaatttattaaagagcccctgggattttattaaagaagagcatcccttttcccaaaaaagaattactgaTTTTAGAGTCTAGTACGGgaaaattgcagcctgcgtttgttccgagtattaacattgtgcgtatgttctattctagtaaAATTATCTTTGCTACTAACTATAGCACGAATAGCCCTCTTTTGTAGGATGAAAATAGTTTCGACAGCAGCATGACCCCATAATAATAAGCCATACGTGTgtaagtaactaaaataaacaagtctaCCTTAGTGTAGCTAAGCATGTATGTAAGCTGCGGAACTAAGTCTCCTCCAAAccgttaattattatatattaggtataCTTAAATtctaagatataatatataagtgtcTTATAAGTATAAGCCCAGCAAACCGGGGGACAGtttgcttttaaattgttacGAATGGTCTGACCATCTTATTTTAGAATGCGAATTAttcgtattaaaaatacattactatGATATGTTGCCTGTAAGAGGCGGCTTATCAGCGTTTCTTCGCACAGATTgaagtacatttaaaaaagattaacTGGATTTCAGTGTTTCTGGTTCACGGTAGAGTTCGGTCTCTGTCGCCAAGACGGCCAGTTGAAAGCTTACGGCGCCGGTCTTTTGTCCTCGTTTGGTGAGCTGCAATACTGCCTGTCCAGCGAACCAGAACTAAAGGAGTTCAACCCAGAGGTTACTGGGGAACAGAAGTACCCTATCACCGAATATCAACCAATATACTTCGTTGCCAACAGCTTTGAGAGCGCCAAAGAGAAAATGATGTAAGTGTAGTACGAgtagtaataaatacttaaacgaattgcgttttaaaattatttgtataaataattatatcactTAATCCCACATGGATgtgatgtaaaaatataaaagaataatttgAGTGAGTGGctgtaattgaaataaaaaaataataatttgtgacAAAAAAAGAGAAGTAGAAAAGGTGATATGCATATCTGAAAGCTCCTGTAATctttttttcagaaaattcTCTCAA
Above is a genomic segment from Pieris rapae chromosome Z, ilPieRapa1.1, whole genome shotgun sequence containing:
- the LOC111003375 gene encoding protein henna codes for the protein METLSQDTLSTSPLDKPKLMQGGNYIAEGRDSTKSTWLLFSPGTRDKAGSLAKFLSVFSTHGVNLSHIESRSSARRPGYEFMVECEHGSGDFGAALDELKKDTGYLTIISRNYKDNRSAVPWFPRRIRDLDKFANQILSYGSELDADHPGFTDPKYRARRKYFADIAYNYKHGQPLPHVEYTKEETATWGVVFQKLTELYPTHACKEHNHVFPLLIENCGYRVDNIPQLEDVSNFLKDCTGFTLRPVAGLLSSRDFLAGLAFRVFHSTQYIRHHSRPLYTPEPDVCHELLGHAPLFADPAFAQFSQEIGLASLGAPDDYIERLATCFWFTVEFGLCRQDGQLKAYGAGLLSSFGELQYCLSSEPELKEFNPEVTGEQKYPITEYQPIYFVANSFESAKEKMIKFSQTIPRDFAVRYNPYTQSIDILDSQKQMRDLLREVHQEMNLLLNTMEKL